One window of the Trifolium pratense cultivar HEN17-A07 linkage group LG2, ARS_RC_1.1, whole genome shotgun sequence genome contains the following:
- the LOC123910695 gene encoding FBD-associated F-box protein At4g10400-like isoform X1 — MRRLKNSTAAASTVDTISSLPDAILCHILYFLTTKEAVATSILSKRWIHLWHHVHNLKFPDINVETVKSSVLFNEFVYSVLLSREVIAGYNVMNSFTLDIRYDNPHLAFDLGFPNIRKWINVAVQRKLEHLCIRLDVDNLDDNGLDYDADYPNLPVSIFTCRTLVSLDLCWFRVKGFSFSGFQFPSLKTLNLKWVNFSKVRDFMLFIAGCPILEDLHISQMDFFLEKDSLTLQLQEFKRLSLPKLKRAEFVQFGCQCFPVNALSTVEYLCINTLKVNQLQRPYDVVTIFHNLTDLLLHYHNRWDLVLHQCPKLQNLQLSKGLCDPMWCEKGQENWVEPEFVPQCLLSSLRTCTIHDFSDLQSELMLEQYILKNAIILQTMTIWCKTEQPEMESKLSICPMASETCELSLCC, encoded by the exons ATGCGGCGGTTGAAAAATTCAACAGCGGCAGCATCAACGGTGGATACGATAAGCAGTTTACCGGACGCGATTCTGTGCCATATTCTCTATTTCCTCACCACCAAAGAAGCAGTTGCAACAAGCATTTTATCCAAAAGATGGATTCATCTCTGGCACCATGTTCATAATCTCAAATTCCCAGACATCAATGTTGAAACCGTTAAATCCAGTGTTCTTTTCAACGAGTTTGTATACTCCGTTTTACTCTCTCGAGAAGTAATCGCCGGTTACAATGTCATGAACAGTTTCACTCTCGACATTCGATACGATAACCCTCATCTTGCTTTTGATTTAGGGTTTCCCAATATCAGGAAATGGATCAATGTTGCTGTTCAACGCAAACTCGAGCATCTTTGTATTCGTTTAGATGTTGATAACCTTGATGATAATGGTCTTGATTATGATGCTGATTACCCTAACTTGCCTGTTAGCATTTTCACCTGTAGAACACTTGTAAGTCTCGACCTCTGTTGGTTCCGTGTCAAGGGTTTCTCGTTTTCTGGATTTCAATTTCCCTCACTCAAAACCCTTAACTTGAAATGGGTTAACTTTTCTAAAGTTCGAGATTTTATGTTGTTTATAGCTGGATGTCCAATTCTTGAGGATCTACACATATCTCAAATGGATTTCTTTCTTGAGAAAGATTCTCTTACCCTTCAACTTCAAGAATTTAAGAGATTAAGTTTACCCAAATTGAAAAGAGCAGAATTTGTTCAATTTGGTTGTCAATGTTTTCCGGTGAATGCACTTTCTACCGTCGAGTATCTGTGCATAAATACATTGAAG GTTAATCAGCTGCAGCGCCCTTATGATGTCGTTACTATCTTTCATAATTTGACTGACTTGCTGCTCCATTACCACAATAGATGGGATTTGGTGCTCCATCAATGTCCTAAGCTTCAAAATCTCCAACTTAGTAAG GGTTTATGCGACCCAATGTGGTGTGAAAAAGGTCAAGAAAATTGGGTGGAACCAGAATTTGTTCCGCAGTGCCTTTTATCATCCCTTAGAACTTGTACCATTCACGACTTTTCTGACCTACAAAGTGAGCTTATGTTGGAGCaatatattttgaagaatgCAATAATTTTACAAACCATGACAATCTGGTGCAAGACTGAGCAGCCTGAAATGGAGAGTAAACTATCCATATGCCCGATGGCCTCCGAAACATGTGAACTTTCACTTTGTTGCTAA
- the LOC123910695 gene encoding F-box/FBD/LRR-repeat protein At4g00160-like isoform X2, which yields MRRLKNSTAAASTVDTISSLPDAILCHILYFLTTKEAVATSILSKRWIHLWHHVHNLKFPDINVETVKSSVLFNEFVYSVLLSREVIAGYNVMNSFTLDIRYDNPHLAFDLGFPNIRKWINVAVQRKLEHLCIRLDVDNLDDNGLDYDADYPNLPVSIFTCRTLVNQLQRPYDVVTIFHNLTDLLLHYHNRWDLVLHQCPKLQNLQLSKGLCDPMWCEKGQENWVEPEFVPQCLLSSLRTCTIHDFSDLQSELMLEQYILKNAIILQTMTIWCKTEQPEMESKLSICPMASETCELSLCC from the exons ATGCGGCGGTTGAAAAATTCAACAGCGGCAGCATCAACGGTGGATACGATAAGCAGTTTACCGGACGCGATTCTGTGCCATATTCTCTATTTCCTCACCACCAAAGAAGCAGTTGCAACAAGCATTTTATCCAAAAGATGGATTCATCTCTGGCACCATGTTCATAATCTCAAATTCCCAGACATCAATGTTGAAACCGTTAAATCCAGTGTTCTTTTCAACGAGTTTGTATACTCCGTTTTACTCTCTCGAGAAGTAATCGCCGGTTACAATGTCATGAACAGTTTCACTCTCGACATTCGATACGATAACCCTCATCTTGCTTTTGATTTAGGGTTTCCCAATATCAGGAAATGGATCAATGTTGCTGTTCAACGCAAACTCGAGCATCTTTGTATTCGTTTAGATGTTGATAACCTTGATGATAATGGTCTTGATTATGATGCTGATTACCCTAACTTGCCTGTTAGCATTTTCACCTGTAGAACACTT GTTAATCAGCTGCAGCGCCCTTATGATGTCGTTACTATCTTTCATAATTTGACTGACTTGCTGCTCCATTACCACAATAGATGGGATTTGGTGCTCCATCAATGTCCTAAGCTTCAAAATCTCCAACTTAGTAAG GGTTTATGCGACCCAATGTGGTGTGAAAAAGGTCAAGAAAATTGGGTGGAACCAGAATTTGTTCCGCAGTGCCTTTTATCATCCCTTAGAACTTGTACCATTCACGACTTTTCTGACCTACAAAGTGAGCTTATGTTGGAGCaatatattttgaagaatgCAATAATTTTACAAACCATGACAATCTGGTGCAAGACTGAGCAGCCTGAAATGGAGAGTAAACTATCCATATGCCCGATGGCCTCCGAAACATGTGAACTTTCACTTTGTTGCTAA
- the LOC123910696 gene encoding protein MICROTUBULE BINDING PROTEIN 2C-like, producing MQHSNLADDSDSWLSTAAAASSAPNSNLNRDLFNDLVQIVPLVQSLIDSKATRSSFTRRGSIIYTKTPARESLFKKAVDSKGRNVAQSIPDTKIRDEGAKEQAKNGNNNSDADDSFSMFSGRAFASEKDAEELATLKEKMEELQLKLREKEELLKSAENLRDQMNAASAKLDEMKHQVSEKDGSLKYTQQQLSDAKIKLADKQAALEKIHWELMTSNKKVEKLQEELDSVQTDISSFTLLLEGLAKTDTAKYSDDYDTKPYVFNHAPDIDNMDEVECQKIEEARKAYIAAVVVCKEKRDEESIAAAANTRLQLQSLLFKSKNANL from the exons ATGCAGCATTCGAACTTAGCTGATGATTCAGATTCATGGCTTTCCACTGCTGCTGCTGCTTCATCTGCACCTAATTCCAATTTGAATCGTGACCTCTTCAACGATCTCGTTCAAATTGTCCCTCTTGTTCAATCCCTCATT gATAGTAAAGCTACTCGTTCGTCGTTTACTCGTCGTGGTTCCATCATTTACACTAAGACACCTGCAAGAGAATCGTTGTTTAAAAAG GCAGTAGATTCAAAAGGCAGGAATGTTGCTCAATCCATTCCTGATACAAAGATAAGGGATGAAGGAGCAAAAGAACAAGCAAAAAATGGCAACAATAATTCTGATGCTGATGATAGCTTTTCTATGTTTTCTGGAAGAGCTTTTGCATCAGAGAAGGACGCAGAAGAGTTAGCTACATTGAAGGaaaagatggaggaacttcaactGAAATTAAGGGAGAAAGAAGAACTTTTAAAGTCAGCAGAAAACTTGAGAGACCAGATGAATGCTGCTAGTGCAAAACTCGATGAAATGAAACACCAGGTTTCAGAAAAAGACGGTTCACTAAAGTATACTCAACAACAACTATCTGATGCTAAG ATTAAGCTTGCAGATAAGCAAGCTGCCCTTGAAAAGATACACTGGGAATTGATGACATCCAACAAGAAAGTGGAGAAACTCCAAGAAGAGCTAGATTCTGTGCAAACAGATATTTCATCATTCACATTGCTGCTTGAAGGCTTAGCAAAAACCGACACTGCTAAGTACTCCGATGACTATGACACAAAGCCTTATGTATTCAATCATGCACCTgatatt GATAATATGGATGAGGTGGAATGCCAGAAAATAGAAGAAGCAAGAAAAGCTTACATTGCCGCAGTTGTTGTTTGCAAAGAAAAACGAGATGAAGAATCTATTGCTGCAGCTGCTAATACTAGGTTACAACTTCAGTCACTACTTTTCAAATCCAAAAATGCCAACCTGTGA